The stretch of DNA ACAATTCAGCACCTTCTAATGTAACCAAGCCAAAGAGGTTTAGGTTCATCTTACTCAGATCGGTATAATCATTTGCAAAATATGTAAGCGTAAGACCATTTTGATGGAATGAGAACCAAAAGAATATAACAACAGCAAATACTGCGAATAAGGCATATAAACGTTGTTTAACTTCGTTAGAGTCCATTTCTTTTTCTACAGGGGCATCAGCTGATGTGCTTGCGGCTTTTACTTTTAACGCCGGATCTGGGAATCGTTTTTTGTTGATTGAATATATCGTAAACGAAATTAACATCGCTACAATAGCAATACCAAATGCATAATGGAATCCTGTGTTGAATACGTTTAGGTATTCGTTAGCAAATGTAGTTAGATCGGTCGGTGCTCCGTTTAAGCTAACCTGAGGAGCCAATGTGCTTAATCGGGTTGCAGCTTCGCCGGAAAGTGATCCTTCTAAATGTTGGTGGCAAAGAGCCGGTAGGTCTGAATTGTATGAAAAGCCATTGATTTTTAACCACCAATTTCTTATGCCTACAGCAATTAGCGGAGCAAAGATAGCACCGACATTGATAAACATATAAAATAGAGAAAAACCGGAATCCCGCATTTTCCCATATTGTGGGTTATCATACATTTGCCCTACTAATGCCTGTAAGTTTCCTTTGAATAAACCATTTCCGAAGGCTATCACAAACAGCCCGAAACAAGTAAGGATAATGAATGGCCAAAAACTAGATACAGGTGTTGGGGTAGGGATTGCAATGATCATATAACCGATTGCCATTAATACTATACCTACCTGAATTGTACTTTTATACTTTTTGGTTTTATCGGCTATAAGCCCTCCAATAAGTGCAAAAGCATAGATACAGAAATAAAATACAGAATAAATTATCCCTGCATGTGTTTTGTCTAATCCGAACTTCGACATCAGGAACAGAGTTAATATAGCCATCATAATATAGAAGCCGAAACGCTCTCCCATATTTGATAATGATGCAGCTATTAAACCTTTAGGATGATTTTTAAACATACGATCGTATTTAAGATTAATATTATTATATTTTTATAGATTTTGAGTGGACTAAACTTAAAGCAGTACAAATATAACCAAACATAGTTTAAAATCTTCTAGCCATAGTATATTAAATAACATAAAACGCCAGAATATTTGTACTTTATGAGAATAAGATAGTCTTATTTTTATATACCAATATGCGCCGTTTCAGGTGACTTTCTATGGCATGAGAGAGTACAATCTTTTCCAAGTCCTGACCTTTGCGTACCAGATTTTCAACACTATCACGGTGAGTGATACGTGTAATATCTTGTTCTATAATCGGTCCCGCATCAAGCTCGGTTGTTACATAATGGCTTGTAGCCCCTATTATTTTTACTCCTCGTTCGTAAGCCGCATGATATGGTCTTGCACCTACAAATGCGGGTAAAAAGGAATGATGTATATTGATTATTTTATTCGGATATGACTCAATAAACTTATCGGTCAGTATCTGCATATAGCGAGCTAAAACAATAAAGTCGATCTTCTTTTCTTCTAAGAGAACGAGTTGTTTTGCTTCTATTTCGTCCTTATTGTCTTTGTTGAGCTTTAGTACATGATATTCAATGCCAAAGCGTTCTGCTACCCAACGTAGGTCTTCGTGATTGCTGATGATGAGAGGTATCTCTACTTTCCATTCTCCGGCTGTGTAGCGAGCCAGTATATCAAAAAGGCAATGCGACATTTTGGAAACAAAAACGGCCATACGCGGTGTATGGTCGTTAAAGTATAACCTGAATGTCATGTTATACTTGTTCGCATATAGGGTTTGGAAGTAGTCACTTATTTTCTCCTTCGGAATAATGAAGTTTGAGAGATCCCATTCTATACGCATAAAGAACGTATTTTCCTGTTTATCTACATGCTGCTCCAGATTGATGATATTTCCACCGTTTATATTGATAAAGTCGGTAACTGCGGCTACCAGTCCCGGACGATCGGGCGATGAAATAAGGATAATTGCGTGTGCGTTGTTATTCATATAATGATGTTAATCTTCTTCGATTACAAGATTGTCGATAATAAACTCTTGTCTTTCGGGTGTATTCTTGCCCATATAGAAGTTGAGCATGTTGCTTACCGAGTCTTCTTTTTTCATTGATACACGGTCGAGGCGAATATCTTTTCCTATGAAATGAACGAATTCATCGGGAGATATTTCCCCTAATCCTTTAAATCGTGTTATCTCCGGATTCGAACCCAGTTTTTTGATTGCATTCAGTCGCTCTTCTTCTGTATAGCAATAGATTGTCTCTTTCTTGTTACGTACACGGAAGAGTGGTGTTTGAAGAATATATACATGGTTTTTCTTTATTAGATCGGGGAAGAACTGTAAGAAAAATGTGAGTAACAACAAGCGTATATGCATCCCGTCGGTGTCGGCATCGGTTGCAATAATTATTTTGTTGTAGCGTAATCCATCCAATCCGTCTTCGATATTCAAAGCAGCCTGTAGAAGGTTGAACTCTTCATTTTCGTAGACGATCTTCTTTGTTAGCCCAAAGCTGTTTAGTGGTTTACCTCGCAGGCTGAATACAGCTTGCAGATTAGGATTGCGGCTTTTTGTAATCGATCCACTCGCAGAGTCTCCCTCGGTGATAAATATGCTTGTTTCTTCCAGATTGTCTCCTTTGGCATCACTGTAATGTATACGGCAGTCACGTAACTTCTTATTGTGCAGGTTTGCTTTTTTTGCACGTTCGCGAGCCAGTTTTGTTACGCCGGCAATAGCTTTACGCTCTTTTTCCGATTCCAGAATTTTTTTCAATAAAGCTTCTGAAGTATCCGCATGCTTGTGCAAATAGTTATCCAGTTCTTTCTTTAAGAAATCACCGATAAATTTCTGGACAGAAGGACCTCCGGGCCCCATATCTTTAGATCCGAGCTTAGTCTTTGTTTGCGACTCAAAAACCGGTTCTTCTACTTTTACACTAATTGCCGCAACTATTCCGCTACGGATATCGGCATAATCGAAATTCTTGTTATAGAATTCTTTTATCACACGAGAAAGTGATTCGCGAAAAGCCGACTGGTGTGTTCCCCCTTGTGTTGTATGCTGTCCATTCACAAATGAGTAATATTCTTCTCCATACTGATCTGTATGTGTGATCACGACCTCTATATCTGCCTCCTTCATGTGGATGATAGGGTATAAAGGCTCGGAAGTCATATACTCATTAAGCAAATCTACAAGACCATTTTTGGAGTGGAATTTCTTTCCGTTATATGTTATTGTTAACCCTGTATTGAGGAATACATAGTTTTTAAGAAGGCTTTCTACATAGTCATCCCTAAAGGCGTATCCTGTGAAAATTGTAGGATCCGGAATAAATTCGATAAGAGTACCATTCTCATCATTTGTAGGGTGTATTGCTTCTTCCTTTTCTACAATAGCTCTACAGTATTCAACAGAAGTTGTTTGACCATCACGATAACTTTGGATAAGGAAAAAAGAAGACAATGCATTTACGGCCTTTATACCAACGCCATTCAATCCGACAGACTTCTTAAAAGCTTTAGAATCGTATTTAGCACCGGTATTCATTCTCGAAGAAACGTCTTTTACTTTTCCCAATGGCACACCACGTCCGTGGTCGCGTACTTTGACAACACCGTCGGTGATAGAAACATCGATGTTTTTGCCAAATCCCATCATATATTCGTCAATGGAGTTATCCAGCACCTCTTTGAGAAGTACATATATACCATCATCGGCAGATGAACCATCACCTAACTTTCCTATATACATACCCGGACGACGGCGGATATGTTCCTGCCAGTCGAGGGTTTTTATATCATCGTCAGAATAATTTATTTCGGGTAGTACAATCTTTTCTTCTTCCATATAATCTTTTGGTACTCTTTAAGTAAATGCGGTGTAAAAATATAAAAAAAAATTGGGAACAAAAAGTCTTAAATTTCCCCATTTCATCTTATTTTTTATTTAATAAGTATTTAGTCTGTGTATTATTTGTTAAGCTTCATCTTTTATTATTTTAGGTTATCATTCACTCTCTTCAACATATTTTTTGTTATATGCCATTAGTGAATTGATATAATCACTATTGAAAGAAATGATACGAACATTGGCTTTGCGAAAAGCGTAATATAAAGACCTGTCCCATTCTCCTTTAGGCGTAAGCGGTGTAAGGAATATGGATTTCTTGGTCGAGTCTAATATTTTACCTATCCAGCATTGGTTCTCATCCCTGTTGTCTATCTGAAAAACAATATGTTTGTCTTCAATCCATTTGAAAAGAGAGTCTATCGATAAGTGAGGTATATCTATGTATGGTACAATGTCGGTTTTATCAGAGGCTTTCAGTACTTTTTCGGTAAACATCTCTTTTTCGGTTCTGTATATAGATTTTATATACTTTTTATTAATGAGCATATAACCATCCACAATATAATCAGAAAAAATACTGCTGATCAGTATCCAATCTTCTCCTTCAACCAGGAGAATGCCCGATTCTAATCGTTTTCTGTCTTTTATCTTAAATGAATAGAAAACACCCTTGTTTATATGTATTTGCATAAGAGCCATTTTATTGCTTGAAGATACGGCATTTTTTATGATTCCTGATTATATTTATCTAAATTAGATAAAGGTTGTTACCCCCTTCGTTAGTGTGGTAAAATTGATCTGTAATTACCCAAAGTGACACGGTAGAAACTGTGTAATATGTGTTACTTTTGTTACCTTTTGTCGTATCTTTGTAAGAGCTAATATAATATTGAACAAATACAGGAGATTATGAAAAAAGTAGCTATACTGGGTGTTGATATCCAAAATGATTTTACCTTACCAACAGGAGAACTGTTTGTGAAAGGTGCGGATGCCGACGTGAAACGTATGGCTGATTTTATATTAAAGAATCAGGAGCAAATCTCTTATATAGCACTTACATTGGATTCTCATCAGCCGATTCATATTGCGCATCAATGTTATTGGAAAGGAGAGCTTGGAAATCGTCCGGCTCTGTTCTCTTCGATAACCGCTTCTGATGTCAGGAAAGGAGTTTGGATTCCTCAATTTAATAAAGAAAAGGCGCTTCCTTATCTTGAGCAACTGGAGGCTAAAGGAGGTGTTTGCACCATATGGCCTATGCATTGTATATTGGGTACAGAGGGATGGGCAATCAATAAGGTATTGACAGATAGTCTGACCCAGTGGGCTATTGATAATGCACATTCGTATGAGTTGTTCTATAAAGGATATTCACAATCAACAGAGCATTATAGTATTTTTAGAGCTGCAGTAGAGTGGGAGAATGAGGTGGGAACCCACTTGAATAGAACCCTGTTATCGGTACTGAATGCTTTCGATGAAGTGTTGTTGATGGGTGAAGCGGCAGACTATTGTGTTGCAAGCTCTTTGAATGATATTCTCGATGAAAACGATGAGTTGGCAAAGAAAGTTACTGTTCTCACAGATTGCATGTCTTGGATAAATCCGGGTAATGAGAATGCCAAGGCTATTTTTGATAAAGCAAAAAAGCAAGGGGTAAGATTTATATTATCAACAGAATATGTTTTTGAGTGATGCTTTAGCTTGGTTTTAGTCTTTTTCTGAAGTTTGTTTGTCAATAAAAATCTTTTTGGCCACTTTTCCTACTACTCTTGTTGTTATCGCATCGTATGAACCGCCTACTACGCCTCCCAATACCGGTACGGCTTTACCTAAGGAGGTAACACTCTTTTCCCCTGTTTTGCTTGCTATGCTGGTACTCACTTTTTCTGCTATTTTGGCTGTGAGCCTTTCTCCGGCTTTTACGCTCACATCTTTCAGTAATTCTTTGGCTCCGTTGCCTACCATACATATATAAATCAGCGACTTTACCCTGTCTTCGCGAATATCGTGTCCTCCCATGTATGCTATGGCTGCAATCATTCGTATCTGAACATAAATTACGCTGGCTATATTAGCCGGCACC from Dysgonomonas mossii encodes:
- a CDS encoding DNA topoisomerase IV subunit B, whose amino-acid sequence is MEEEKIVLPEINYSDDDIKTLDWQEHIRRRPGMYIGKLGDGSSADDGIYVLLKEVLDNSIDEYMMGFGKNIDVSITDGVVKVRDHGRGVPLGKVKDVSSRMNTGAKYDSKAFKKSVGLNGVGIKAVNALSSFFLIQSYRDGQTTSVEYCRAIVEKEEAIHPTNDENGTLIEFIPDPTIFTGYAFRDDYVESLLKNYVFLNTGLTITYNGKKFHSKNGLVDLLNEYMTSEPLYPIIHMKEADIEVVITHTDQYGEEYYSFVNGQHTTQGGTHQSAFRESLSRVIKEFYNKNFDYADIRSGIVAAISVKVEEPVFESQTKTKLGSKDMGPGGPSVQKFIGDFLKKELDNYLHKHADTSEALLKKILESEKERKAIAGVTKLARERAKKANLHNKKLRDCRIHYSDAKGDNLEETSIFITEGDSASGSITKSRNPNLQAVFSLRGKPLNSFGLTKKIVYENEEFNLLQAALNIEDGLDGLRYNKIIIATDADTDGMHIRLLLLTFFLQFFPDLIKKNHVYILQTPLFRVRNKKETIYCYTEEERLNAIKKLGSNPEITRFKGLGEISPDEFVHFIGKDIRLDRVSMKKEDSVSNMLNFYMGKNTPERQEFIIDNLVIEED
- a CDS encoding peptide MFS transporter: MFKNHPKGLIAASLSNMGERFGFYIMMAILTLFLMSKFGLDKTHAGIIYSVFYFCIYAFALIGGLIADKTKKYKSTIQVGIVLMAIGYMIIAIPTPTPVSSFWPFIILTCFGLFVIAFGNGLFKGNLQALVGQMYDNPQYGKMRDSGFSLFYMFINVGAIFAPLIAVGIRNWWLKINGFSYNSDLPALCHQHLEGSLSGEAATRLSTLAPQVSLNGAPTDLTTFANEYLNVFNTGFHYAFGIAIVAMLISFTIYSINKKRFPDPALKVKAASTSADAPVEKEMDSNEVKQRLYALFAVFAVVIFFWFSFHQNGLTLTYFANDYTDLSKMNLNLFGLVTLEGAELFQSFNPLFVVFLTPVVLAIFGWLRARGKEPSAPKKIAIGMGIAALAYVVMTIGSLDLPANSVVKAMGGLADSGRVTPFLLIGTYLILTIAELFISPLGISFVSKVAPPQYQGIMQGCWLGATALGNQLLFIGAILYENIPIWATWVVFVAACSISMFTMLFILKWLERITK
- the purU gene encoding formyltetrahydrofolate deformylase, encoding MNNNAHAIILISSPDRPGLVAAVTDFININGGNIINLEQHVDKQENTFFMRIEWDLSNFIIPKEKISDYFQTLYANKYNMTFRLYFNDHTPRMAVFVSKMSHCLFDILARYTAGEWKVEIPLIISNHEDLRWVAERFGIEYHVLKLNKDNKDEIEAKQLVLLEEKKIDFIVLARYMQILTDKFIESYPNKIINIHHSFLPAFVGARPYHAAYERGVKIIGATSHYVTTELDAGPIIEQDITRITHRDSVENLVRKGQDLEKIVLSHAIESHLKRRILVYKNKTILFS
- a CDS encoding EcsC family protein, whose translation is MAKRQNTQVNKGIIAKTLDWAYSKAVSGFTGVDSAYDLGNSYLAQQGSLEAQVDSLIKWQVAKAATSGFVTGLGGVMIMPLTVPANIASVIYVQIRMIAAIAYMGGHDIREDRVKSLIYICMVGNGAKELLKDVSVKAGERLTAKIAEKVSTSIASKTGEKSVTSLGKAVPVLGGVVGGSYDAITTRVVGKVAKKIFIDKQTSEKD